A region of Diospyros lotus cultivar Yz01 chromosome 3, ASM1463336v1, whole genome shotgun sequence DNA encodes the following proteins:
- the LOC127797730 gene encoding plasmodesmata-located protein 7-like — MAVVALTRRSLSVFLLSISLLLYPSTSAIDSFIYVGCSQQRFNPNTPYESNVNSLLTSLVNSAASAAFNNFKISVPGSTPSDVVYGLFQCRGDLPGSECRACVARAVSQLGLLCPDATGAALQLDGCFVKYDNTPFLSVQDKSVLMKKCGPAAGYATDGSTSRDSVMEYLTAGGEYFRVGGSGSVHGEAQCVQDLSLGECNDCLSEAIGRLKSECGSAAWGDMFLGKCYARFSERGGYSGSVGGGDKRLLRLRRRWWSLWLVASGLVTLL, encoded by the coding sequence ATGGCGGTCGTGGCCCTCACTCGGCGCTCTCTCTCCGTTTTCCTCCTCTCCATCTCCCTTCTCCTCTACCCTTCAACTTCCGCCATCGACTCTTTCATCTACGTTGGCTGTTCTCAGCAACGATTCAACCCAAACACTCCCTACGAATCCAACGTCAACTCCCTCCTCACCTCTCTCGTCAACTCCGCCGCCTCCGCCGCCTTCAACAATTTCAAGATCTCCGTCCCCGGTTCCACCCCCAGCGACGTCGTCTACGGGCTCTTCCAGTGCCGTGGCGACCTCCCGGGCTCCGAGTGCCGCGCCTGCGTCGCCCGCGCCGTCAGCCAGCTCGGCCTCCTCTGCCCCGACGCCACCGGCGCCGCGCTGCAGCTCGACGGCTGCTTCGTCAAGTACGACAACACCCCCTTCTTGAGCGTACAGGACAAGTCCGTCCTCATGAAGAAATGCGGCCCGGCGGCCGGGTACGCCACCGACGGATCAACCAGCCGCGACTCGGTCATGGAGTACCTCACGGCCGGTGGGGAGTACTTCCGGGTCGGCGGGTCGGGCAGCGTCCACGGCGAGGCGCAGTGCGTGCAGGATTTGAGCCTGGGCGAGTGCAACGATTGCTTGTCGGAGGCGATCGGGCGGCTGAAGAGCGAGTGCGGATCGGCCGCGTGGGGTGACATGTTCCTGGGCAAGTGCTATGCAAGGTTCTCGGAGCGTGGCGGATACTCCGGCAGCGTTGGCGGCGGCGATAAGAGGTTGCTCCGGCTCCGGCGCCGGTGGTGGTCCCTGTGGTTAGTGGCCAGCGGTCTAGTTACATTGCTCTAG